A genome region from Etheostoma cragini isolate CJK2018 chromosome 4, CSU_Ecrag_1.0, whole genome shotgun sequence includes the following:
- the tnfrsf1b gene encoding tumor necrosis factor receptor superfamily member 1B isoform X2: protein MKDILVLLVLLNAKTTKVCSQPYKADSDGNCLNSTTEYLLDGSELCCKKCPPGQRLKQKCSETTETVCEPCSTDQYMENWNYAPNCFSCTKCKTNAGLQIGQSCSSTTMSRCVCQPGMYCHMGFDDPYCSLCRRYSACKTGDGVSVPGTKNLDVICERCPNGTFSDSRSSTDPCRPHTNCHGRAVVVKGDATSDTVCEPEPQTSTKEPHAEIVFTTSNTVMSTVLATSDSKAPRGPTYSTLSISLSVSEPVFNYSTKNPPPSTVSDSTLVIAGVLLFILFIAIILLVLYKSVWKKDAARFHPKVDANGNCEGGDKINQGYLVETQLTSFTETSTEQQCLLQNGKACSGHSQYCNNTETLAQTDGCRSQNSIGPLQSTVALHNPHSALSEPRPLLSNSEPATPQPSVTTQSSSQPTSPQVLSPVTTSPHVNVNITFNINGSCGTPSVTPTDLIHVDSKLPFGEEDRSFSIPQQEAGKQSLMSVQESESYSA from the exons ATGAAGGACATACTTGTACTGCTGGTTCTGCTGAATGCCAAAACTACCAAG GTCTGTTCTCAGCCCTATAAGGCAGACTCAGATGGAAACTGTCTCAACTCCACAACAGAGTACCTGTTAGATGGTTCTGAGTTGTGCTGCAAGAAATGTCCCCCTG GACAGCGGCTGAAACAAAAATGCTCTGAAACTACTGAGACTGTGTGTGAACCATGCTCAACAGACCAGTACATGGAAAACTGGAACTACGCTCCAAACTGCTTCTCCTGTACCAAATGCAAAACAA ACGCAGGTCTGCAGATTGGCCAGAGCTGCTCCTCTACCACaatgtccaggtgtgtgtgccAGCCCGGGATGTATTGTCACATGGGCTTTGATGACCCATACTGCTCACTATGTAGAAGGTACAGTGCTTGCAAAACTGGTGATGGAGTGTCTGTGCCAG GAACAAAAAACTTAGACGTGATCTGTGAACGGTGCCCCAATGGAACGTTCTCTGACTCACGCTCCTCCACGGACCCCTGTCGGCCTCATACAAA CTGTCATGGGAGGGCTGTTGTTGTAAAAGGTGACGCTACCTCGGACACAGTGTGTGAACCTGAGCCTCAAACCTCAACAAAAGAGCCTCACGCTGAGATTGTGTTTACAACTTCAAATACAGTGATGAGCACAGTATTAGCAACCTCAGACTCCAAGGCTCCACGTGGACCAACATACTCCACATTGTCTATCAGCCTGTCTGTTTCAGAGCCAGTATTCAACTATTCAACAAAAAACCCGCCACCAAGCACAGTATCTGACAGTACACTGG TCATTGCCGGTGTCCTTTTGTTCATTCTTTTCATCGCAATCATTCTGCTGGTCCTTTATAAATCAGTCTGGAAGAAAG ATGCTGCAAGATTTCATCCTAAAGTAGATGCAAATGGAAATTGTGAGGGTGGTGATAAA ATCAATCAGGGTTATTTGGTGGAAACGCAGCTGACGTCCTTCACAGAAACCTCAACAGAACAACAGTGTCTGCTGCAGAATGGGAAAGCCTGCAGTGGCCACAGTCAGTACTGTAACAATACTGAAACTTTAGCCCAAACAGACGGCTGCAGAAGCCAGAATTCCATCGGCCCTTTGCAATCCACCGTAGCTCTTCACAATCCTCACTCTGCTCTGTCGGAGCCCAGGCCTTTACTTTCCAACTCAGAGCCAGCCACCCCCCAGCCCAGCGTTACCACACAGTCCTCCTCTCAGCCCACCAGCCCACAGGTCCTCAGTCCAGTGACCACCAGTCCCCACGTTAACGTCAACATCACTTTCAATATTAACGGGTCTTGTGGGACACCTTCTGTCACGCCCACAGATTTGATTCATGTTGACTCTAAACTCCCCTTTGGAGAGGAAGATAGGTCCTTTAGCATTCCACAGCAAGAAGCCGGAAAACAATCACTGATGTCAGTACAGGAGAGTGAAAGTTACAGTGCATGA
- the tnfrsf1b gene encoding tumor necrosis factor receptor superfamily member 1B isoform X1, which yields MKDILVLLVLLNAKTTKVCSQPYKADSDGNCLNSTTEYLLDGSELCCKKCPPGQRLKQKCSETTETVCEPCSTDQYMENWNYAPNCFSCTKCKTNAGLQIGQSCSSTTMSRCVCQPGMYCHMGFDDPYCSLCRRYSACKTGDGVSVPGTKNLDVICERCPNGTFSDSRSSTDPCRPHTNCHGRAVVVKGDATSDTVCEPEPQTSTKEPHAEIVFTTSNTVMSTVLATSDSKAPRGPTYSTLSISLSVSEPVFNYSTKNPPPSTVSDSTLAAVIAGVLLFILFIAIILLVLYKSVWKKDAARFHPKVDANGNCEGGDKINQGYLVETQLTSFTETSTEQQCLLQNGKACSGHSQYCNNTETLAQTDGCRSQNSIGPLQSTVALHNPHSALSEPRPLLSNSEPATPQPSVTTQSSSQPTSPQVLSPVTTSPHVNVNITFNINGSCGTPSVTPTDLIHVDSKLPFGEEDRSFSIPQQEAGKQSLMSVQESESYSA from the exons ATGAAGGACATACTTGTACTGCTGGTTCTGCTGAATGCCAAAACTACCAAG GTCTGTTCTCAGCCCTATAAGGCAGACTCAGATGGAAACTGTCTCAACTCCACAACAGAGTACCTGTTAGATGGTTCTGAGTTGTGCTGCAAGAAATGTCCCCCTG GACAGCGGCTGAAACAAAAATGCTCTGAAACTACTGAGACTGTGTGTGAACCATGCTCAACAGACCAGTACATGGAAAACTGGAACTACGCTCCAAACTGCTTCTCCTGTACCAAATGCAAAACAA ACGCAGGTCTGCAGATTGGCCAGAGCTGCTCCTCTACCACaatgtccaggtgtgtgtgccAGCCCGGGATGTATTGTCACATGGGCTTTGATGACCCATACTGCTCACTATGTAGAAGGTACAGTGCTTGCAAAACTGGTGATGGAGTGTCTGTGCCAG GAACAAAAAACTTAGACGTGATCTGTGAACGGTGCCCCAATGGAACGTTCTCTGACTCACGCTCCTCCACGGACCCCTGTCGGCCTCATACAAA CTGTCATGGGAGGGCTGTTGTTGTAAAAGGTGACGCTACCTCGGACACAGTGTGTGAACCTGAGCCTCAAACCTCAACAAAAGAGCCTCACGCTGAGATTGTGTTTACAACTTCAAATACAGTGATGAGCACAGTATTAGCAACCTCAGACTCCAAGGCTCCACGTGGACCAACATACTCCACATTGTCTATCAGCCTGTCTGTTTCAGAGCCAGTATTCAACTATTCAACAAAAAACCCGCCACCAAGCACAGTATCTGACAGTACACTGG CTGCAGTCATTGCCGGTGTCCTTTTGTTCATTCTTTTCATCGCAATCATTCTGCTGGTCCTTTATAAATCAGTCTGGAAGAAAG ATGCTGCAAGATTTCATCCTAAAGTAGATGCAAATGGAAATTGTGAGGGTGGTGATAAA ATCAATCAGGGTTATTTGGTGGAAACGCAGCTGACGTCCTTCACAGAAACCTCAACAGAACAACAGTGTCTGCTGCAGAATGGGAAAGCCTGCAGTGGCCACAGTCAGTACTGTAACAATACTGAAACTTTAGCCCAAACAGACGGCTGCAGAAGCCAGAATTCCATCGGCCCTTTGCAATCCACCGTAGCTCTTCACAATCCTCACTCTGCTCTGTCGGAGCCCAGGCCTTTACTTTCCAACTCAGAGCCAGCCACCCCCCAGCCCAGCGTTACCACACAGTCCTCCTCTCAGCCCACCAGCCCACAGGTCCTCAGTCCAGTGACCACCAGTCCCCACGTTAACGTCAACATCACTTTCAATATTAACGGGTCTTGTGGGACACCTTCTGTCACGCCCACAGATTTGATTCATGTTGACTCTAAACTCCCCTTTGGAGAGGAAGATAGGTCCTTTAGCATTCCACAGCAAGAAGCCGGAAAACAATCACTGATGTCAGTACAGGAGAGTGAAAGTTACAGTGCATGA